The following are from one region of the Methanobrevibacter sp. genome:
- a CDS encoding tetratricopeptide repeat protein codes for MKKDKAEDDIKVNRRSTDKVFFESSFIQSVSDKIDFFKEEILSDIDSHEFKRQLDDFDFDEFSGQAIERADDIVDDISKFKSEIISSDDLPEDVKRQYRNTQMFLNRDEDYIRRARKKMARLNSGEFIDVYKTNIRIIELCDKALAVRKENFDAYFIKGQALVNMERYSEAIDEFVNALSLKDDVEVWLAIGNANRLNGDFGDAIDVYDSVLKRNEKSVEAVKGIAFTCFDMGDYALCDEMFSKANSIEYLDEDSFKVWSECLEHLKDD; via the coding sequence ATGAAAAAGGACAAGGCAGAAGATGATATTAAGGTTAACAGAAGAAGCACAGATAAGGTATTCTTCGAATCAAGTTTCATACAGTCAGTTTCCGATAAGATCGATTTTTTTAAAGAGGAAATTTTAAGCGACATCGATTCGCATGAGTTCAAGCGACAGTTGGATGACTTTGATTTTGATGAATTCAGCGGGCAGGCCATTGAGCGGGCCGATGACATTGTCGATGACATATCCAAATTCAAGTCTGAAATAATCAGCTCTGATGATTTGCCTGAAGACGTCAAAAGGCAATACAGAAACACCCAAATGTTTTTGAACAGGGATGAGGATTACATAAGAAGGGCAAGAAAAAAGATGGCCAGATTGAATTCAGGGGAGTTCATTGATGTATATAAGACCAATATACGAATAATCGAGCTTTGCGATAAGGCCCTTGCTGTTAGAAAAGAGAATTTTGATGCTTATTTCATCAAAGGCCAGGCACTGGTCAACATGGAAAGATACTCTGAAGCCATTGACGAGTTCGTTAATGCCCTTTCACTGAAGGATGATGTGGAAGTGTGGCTGGCAATTGGAAATGCAAACAGGCTCAACGGAGACTTCGGCGATGCGATAGATGTATATGATTCCGTTTTGAAAAGGAACGAAAAATCCGTCGAGGCCGTCAAGGGAATTGCATTCACATGCTTTGACATGGGAGATTATGCCCTCTGCGATGAGATGTTTTCAAAAGCAAACTCAATTGAATATCTGGATGAGGATTCATTTAAAGTTTGGTCTGAGTGCTTGGAGCATCTAAAGGATGATTAA
- a CDS encoding GNAT family N-acetyltransferase encodes MINKDLIENYHYEKLNKYPDLSKFSCGVKDLDEFLKEDAYNQQEKNLNVTYLAIYKDEVIGYVSLLTDKIKCKQIDKSIQSEYESYPAIKIGRLAVNEKYKGLGLGNKILASISELIKEISEEVGVSFITVDAYCNARKFYLKNSFKQKRIHNSENLKRKSQRDETTSIFMYKHIKKVKIT; translated from the coding sequence ATGATAAATAAAGACTTAATAGAAAACTATCACTATGAAAAATTAAACAAATACCCTGATTTAAGCAAGTTTAGTTGTGGTGTTAAAGACCTTGATGAATTTTTAAAAGAAGATGCGTACAACCAACAAGAAAAAAATCTGAATGTGACATATCTAGCCATTTATAAAGATGAGGTAATCGGATATGTGTCATTATTAACAGATAAAATTAAATGTAAACAAATTGATAAATCAATTCAATCTGAATATGAAAGCTATCCCGCCATAAAAATTGGAAGACTAGCAGTAAATGAAAAATATAAAGGTTTAGGATTGGGGAATAAAATTTTAGCCTCAATTTCTGAATTAATTAAAGAAATTTCTGAAGAAGTTGGCGTTAGTTTTATTACAGTAGATGCATACTGTAATGCAAGAAAATTTTATTTAAAGAATTCATTCAAACAAAAAAGAATTCATAATAGCGAAAATCTAAAAAGAAAATCACAAAGAGATGAAACAACATCAATTTTCATGTATAAACATATAAAAAAAGTGAAAATTACCTAG
- a CDS encoding ABC transporter ATP-binding protein, whose translation MSPPPAKRKPPEKAADNRKAIRNILKLLGRYKLKLIVTVICAVISTLFSIISPLFIGQATTTIYNGISNIANGTGTIDLNSLIQLLSIVVILYIISSLFSYLQSYFLVGISTKISYSLRSQIMDKITALAMENVDENKRGDILSRLTNDVDSLQTGITQAFLQMLTAVITIIGVVAMMLYINLWMTLAIVILIPITFLMIIFVTRHSQSYFLKQLSFKGSLNAQIEETFTGHDMIRAFNQEASSIEKFESDNENWYDQEWKSQFFSSLTGPAMNFISNFAYVLIAVLGAIFALQKTIAVGDILAFFQYIENFTRPIQQITRVMNLVQTAMAATERIFEFLELDDEDNPSDRQLTEVKESIAFEDVSFGYEPNEKIINGLSFDVKKGEKIAIVGETGAGKTTIVKLLMRFYDTNRGSIRIDGVDIDEFDKHSLRSHVGMVLQDSWLFSDTIANNIRYGNLDATDEEVIEAARQVYADNFIRQLPEGYDTELNEDTDNISHGQKQLLTIARTILSKKEILILDEATSSVDTRTEKLIQKAMDKLMEGKTSFIIAHRLSTIKNADKIIVIENGEIIEQGTHDELLSQKGYYYNTLNSQNKRNII comes from the coding sequence ATGAGCCCTCCGCCTGCAAAAAGAAAGCCTCCAGAAAAGGCGGCAGACAACAGAAAGGCAATCAGAAACATATTGAAGCTGCTTGGAAGATACAAGCTCAAGCTGATTGTGACCGTAATCTGCGCAGTCATATCAACGCTTTTCAGCATAATCAGCCCGCTTTTCATCGGCCAGGCAACAACAACAATCTATAACGGAATAAGCAACATCGCAAACGGCACCGGCACAATCGACCTGAACAGCCTGATTCAACTCCTGAGCATAGTGGTCATCCTCTACATCATAAGCTCTCTGTTCTCATACCTGCAAAGCTACTTTTTGGTGGGAATCTCAACCAAAATCAGCTATAGCCTAAGGTCACAGATCATGGACAAGATCACCGCCCTTGCAATGGAAAACGTGGACGAGAACAAGAGGGGAGACATACTTTCAAGGCTCACCAACGATGTGGATTCTCTTCAAACCGGAATCACCCAGGCATTCCTCCAGATGCTCACGGCAGTCATCACAATCATCGGAGTGGTCGCAATGATGCTCTACATCAACCTGTGGATGACACTGGCCATAGTAATCCTGATTCCAATCACATTCCTGATGATCATATTCGTGACAAGACACTCACAGAGCTACTTTTTAAAGCAGCTGTCGTTTAAGGGAAGCCTGAACGCGCAGATTGAGGAGACCTTCACAGGCCATGACATGATACGAGCATTCAACCAGGAAGCCTCATCAATCGAAAAGTTCGAAAGCGACAACGAAAACTGGTATGACCAGGAATGGAAATCCCAGTTCTTCTCAAGCCTCACAGGCCCTGCAATGAACTTCATCTCAAACTTCGCATACGTCCTCATAGCGGTGCTCGGCGCAATATTCGCCCTGCAAAAGACAATAGCCGTCGGGGACATACTGGCATTTTTCCAATACATCGAAAACTTCACAAGACCTATACAGCAGATAACAAGAGTGATGAACCTTGTGCAGACCGCAATGGCTGCAACCGAGAGAATATTCGAGTTTCTGGAGCTTGACGATGAAGACAACCCATCCGACAGGCAGCTTACAGAAGTCAAAGAATCCATTGCCTTTGAGGATGTGAGCTTCGGATACGAGCCTAACGAAAAGATAATAAACGGCCTGTCATTCGACGTTAAAAAAGGAGAAAAGATAGCGATTGTAGGCGAGACCGGTGCGGGAAAAACCACAATAGTGAAACTGCTCATGAGATTCTACGACACCAACAGGGGCTCAATCAGGATTGACGGAGTCGACATCGACGAGTTCGACAAGCACTCCCTCAGGTCACATGTCGGAATGGTCCTTCAGGACTCCTGGCTATTTTCAGACACGATAGCGAACAACATCCGCTATGGAAACCTGGATGCGACAGACGAGGAGGTCATTGAAGCGGCCAGGCAGGTCTATGCCGACAATTTCATAAGGCAGCTTCCAGAAGGATACGATACCGAGCTCAACGAGGATACCGACAACATCTCCCACGGACAAAAGCAACTCCTCACAATCGCAAGAACCATCCTCTCAAAAAAGGAAATACTGATTCTCGATGAGGCAACATCATCCGTAGATACAAGAACAGAAAAGCTAATTCAAAAAGCGATGGACAAACTGATGGAAGGAAAAACAAGCTTCATAATAGCCCACAGGCTGTCAACCATCAAGAATGCGGACAAGATCATTGTAATCGAGAACGGAGAAATCATAGAGCAGGGAACACATGATGAGCTATTGTCCCAAAAGGGATATTACTACAACACCCTGAACTCACAGAACAAGAGAAATATTATCTAA
- a CDS encoding ABC transporter ATP-binding protein, with protein MTLIVIFLIVQAYANLTLPSYTADIVDIGIQNTDVNFIVNTGITMLSMVLISVIAAVFISYLSSRVSSGFAKDLRKVVYRKVLKFSNHELNDISRSSLITRTTNDINQIQSVIGVIFTTLLFAPILGIGGIVKAFELGTDLSWIILVTFIAVAVLLIFVLLRTLPYFKITQEIIDRMNRTAREILIGIPVIKAFVRQDTERERFEAINRDFLDVNLYVYRNIFIILPSMTLILNLMIVAILYFGAYDALNSSILTGEIIAFIQYSTQIVTSFILMGGFLIILPRILVSGRRVAEVLNTEITIADGNLEATPERPALEFKNVCYQYPGSERQTLKDISFKLEAGKTTAIIGGTGSGKSTILNLIPRLQDPTSGEILIDGTDIRDFKLKSLRDLISFTPQKAILFQGTIRSNMLIGKSDATDDEIGTALERSQVDFIQSIDDEVAQGASNFSGGQKQRLSIARAIIAKRSFYLFDDCFSALDMNTEAKVKDSLHELKEGSSILIVSQRISTIQDADEILVMDNGEIIDRGTHNELNDSCSIYHEIVKSQIDSMEANT; from the coding sequence ATGACATTGATAGTGATTTTTCTCATCGTTCAGGCATACGCCAACCTAACCCTGCCATCATACACTGCAGACATTGTCGATATAGGCATACAGAACACTGATGTTAATTTCATAGTCAACACAGGAATCACTATGCTTTCGATGGTGCTCATCTCCGTGATTGCCGCCGTTTTCATATCATACCTCTCAAGCAGGGTCTCATCAGGATTTGCGAAGGACCTGAGAAAGGTCGTCTACAGGAAGGTCCTCAAGTTCTCGAACCATGAGCTGAACGACATTTCAAGGTCATCGCTCATAACACGCACCACAAACGACATAAACCAGATCCAAAGCGTCATCGGCGTGATTTTTACGACACTTCTTTTTGCGCCTATCCTAGGAATCGGAGGAATCGTCAAGGCCTTCGAGCTTGGAACCGACCTTTCATGGATCATCCTGGTGACTTTCATAGCGGTTGCCGTCCTCCTGATTTTCGTGCTATTGAGAACTCTTCCCTACTTCAAGATCACCCAGGAAATCATTGACAGGATGAACAGGACAGCAAGGGAAATACTGATTGGGATACCTGTAATCAAGGCATTCGTAAGGCAGGACACCGAAAGGGAAAGGTTCGAGGCCATAAACAGGGACTTTCTTGACGTCAACCTGTATGTCTACAGGAACATCTTCATCATATTGCCCTCAATGACGCTGATCTTGAACCTCATGATTGTGGCCATCCTCTACTTCGGTGCATACGATGCACTGAACTCCTCCATACTTACGGGAGAAATCATAGCGTTCATCCAGTATTCGACACAGATTGTGACCTCATTCATCCTGATGGGAGGGTTCCTGATTATTCTTCCAAGGATTCTGGTCTCAGGAAGGCGTGTTGCCGAAGTGCTCAACACCGAAATCACAATAGCCGACGGGAACCTGGAGGCGACCCCCGAAAGGCCGGCACTTGAGTTTAAAAACGTGTGCTACCAGTATCCGGGAAGCGAAAGGCAAACCCTCAAAGACATCAGCTTCAAGCTCGAGGCTGGAAAGACCACTGCCATCATCGGAGGAACCGGAAGCGGAAAATCGACTATCCTCAATCTCATTCCTCGCCTTCAGGACCCCACCTCAGGAGAGATTCTAATCGACGGCACCGACATAAGGGACTTCAAGCTCAAATCATTGAGGGACCTCATCAGCTTCACTCCACAAAAGGCCATTCTCTTTCAGGGAACTATCAGGTCAAACATGCTTATCGGGAAAAGCGATGCCACTGATGATGAAATCGGGACCGCCCTTGAAAGGTCGCAGGTCGACTTCATCCAATCCATAGACGATGAGGTCGCACAGGGAGCGTCCAACTTTTCGGGCGGGCAGAAGCAGCGCCTGTCGATTGCAAGGGCCATCATCGCCAAGCGCTCGTTTTATCTGTTTGACGACTGCTTTTCAGCCCTTGACATGAACACCGAGGCAAAGGTGAAGGACAGCCTGCACGAGCTCAAGGAAGGTTCATCCATATTGATTGTATCCCAAAGGATTTCAACGATTCAGGATGCAGATGAGATTTTGGTGATGGACAACGGCGAGATAATTGACCGTGGTACACACAATGAGCTGAATGACTCATGCAGTATATATCACGAGATTGTAAAATCCCAAATTGACAGCATGGAGGCGAACACATGA
- a CDS encoding ATP-binding protein: MIKRKSYLNQIERLIDKEPIKIITGVRRSGKTYLLKSICEELKNRGIPEENIFLISFESVKYNKIENFKQLDECIAKLTENTEGRVYLLFDEIQNVENWEKSINACRVDLDCDLYVTGSNSELLSGEMATLISGRYYQINIYPFSFSEFLQYKREMENRDVINLNELFREYVEYGGMPPIQQVARQDKYSYLSDIYNTILLKDIITRHNIRNTDMLNRILDYVIMNMAKNFSATNISKYMKHEGRKIAKDTILDYLLYSKNACFIHQAQREDIKGKKVLLHNEKYYLVDHGFFQAKYGEIENIGSILENIVYIELLRRGYDVRIGILNEKEIDFVCTKDKEKIYIQVTYMLSGDETIEREFSALAKINDNFDKYVLSMDQMDFSGEGLKHRNIIDFLLSDYI, translated from the coding sequence ATGATAAAAAGAAAATCCTATCTAAACCAGATAGAACGATTAATAGATAAGGAACCAATCAAAATCATTACAGGAGTTCGAAGAAGCGGAAAAACATACCTTTTAAAAAGCATTTGTGAAGAACTCAAAAACAGAGGAATACCTGAAGAAAACATTTTCCTGATATCTTTTGAATCAGTGAAATACAATAAAATAGAAAACTTCAAACAGCTTGATGAATGCATTGCAAAGCTGACAGAAAATACTGAAGGCAGAGTTTACCTGCTTTTTGATGAAATACAAAACGTGGAAAACTGGGAAAAAAGCATCAATGCATGCAGAGTGGACCTTGACTGTGACCTATATGTCACCGGCTCAAATTCAGAACTGCTTTCAGGAGAGATGGCAACACTCATATCCGGAAGATACTACCAAATCAACATATATCCATTCTCATTTTCCGAATTCCTCCAATACAAAAGGGAAATGGAAAATAGGGATGTAATCAACCTAAACGAACTGTTTCGGGAATACGTTGAATATGGAGGAATGCCTCCAATACAGCAGGTTGCAAGACAAGACAAATACTCCTACCTATCAGACATATACAATACCATACTCCTAAAGGACATCATAACAAGACATAACATCAGAAACACGGACATGCTCAACAGAATACTTGACTATGTCATAATGAACATGGCAAAAAACTTCTCAGCAACAAACATATCAAAATACATGAAGCATGAGGGAAGAAAAATAGCAAAGGACACAATTCTAGATTACCTATTATACTCAAAAAACGCATGTTTCATACATCAAGCCCAAAGAGAAGACATCAAAGGAAAAAAAGTATTATTGCACAACGAAAAATATTATCTGGTTGATCATGGATTCTTTCAGGCAAAATATGGGGAGATAGAAAACATAGGTTCAATTCTGGAAAACATCGTGTATATAGAACTGCTTCGCAGAGGATATGATGTAAGAATAGGAATCTTAAACGAAAAGGAGATAGATTTCGTCTGCACAAAAGACAAAGAAAAAATCTATATCCAGGTAACATACATGCTATCCGGTGATGAGACAATTGAAAGGGAGTTTTCCGCTCTTGCAAAAATCAATGATAACTTTGACAAGTATGTGCTGAGCATGGATCAAATGGACTTTTCAGGAGAAGGTCTGAAACATAGGAATATAATCGATTTTCTTCTATCCGATTATATTTAA
- a CDS encoding ATP-binding protein, producing MVQRDLYMKQIIPLIDNELIKVITGIRRCGKSYMLGLIKEELLKRGVKEHNIIIINFDSKKYKNIKNNNELDKIVEKSIKNKKGKVYLFFDEIQNVKKWERSIAGYKIDYDCDIYITGSNSNLLSGELATHLTGRYFEIKMYPFSYQEFLNFHQKSSSLEMFNEYLQYGGMPQTFMLDETQKIEYLDDLFNSIFYKDIVKRYQIRDIGILERLTTFIFDNIGNIFSASSIMEYYKKEMNIKISNKTISNYLKYLENACFIKKVKREDLEGKGILKFNEKYYVTDHGFCEAKAKGNIDNIGRVMENIVYFEFLRRGWKITIGKTKDYEVDFVCRKHKQTIYVQVSYLLESDETIERELRPFSKIKDHYPRYIITMDQFDRSRDGVKHINLLDFLTDETDPI from the coding sequence ATGGTTCAAAGAGATTTATACATGAAACAAATTATCCCATTAATTGATAATGAATTAATCAAAGTGATTACAGGCATTAGAAGATGTGGAAAGTCCTATATGTTGGGGCTAATTAAAGAAGAACTCCTTAAAAGAGGAGTAAAAGAGCATAACATCATAATCATTAATTTTGATAGTAAAAAATATAAAAACATCAAAAATAATAATGAATTAGACAAAATTGTTGAAAAATCAATCAAAAATAAAAAAGGAAAAGTATATCTATTTTTTGATGAAATCCAAAACGTTAAAAAATGGGAACGCTCCATTGCAGGATATAAAATAGATTATGACTGTGACATTTACATCACAGGATCCAACTCAAATTTACTGTCTGGAGAATTGGCAACCCATTTAACCGGAAGATATTTCGAAATAAAAATGTATCCATTTTCATATCAGGAATTCCTTAACTTCCATCAAAAATCAAGCAGCTTAGAGATGTTTAACGAATATCTCCAATATGGAGGAATGCCCCAAACATTCATGCTTGACGAAACACAAAAAATAGAATACTTGGATGATTTGTTCAACTCAATTTTTTACAAGGACATCGTTAAAAGATATCAAATAAGGGACATCGGCATTCTCGAAAGACTGACAACTTTCATTTTTGACAATATAGGCAATATATTCTCCGCTTCAAGCATTATGGAATACTATAAAAAAGAAATGAATATTAAAATTTCAAACAAAACAATATCAAACTATCTCAAATACTTGGAAAATGCATGCTTTATAAAAAAAGTAAAAAGGGAAGATTTGGAAGGCAAAGGCATCTTGAAATTCAATGAAAAATACTATGTAACCGACCATGGCTTTTGTGAAGCAAAAGCAAAAGGAAACATTGACAATATAGGAAGAGTTATGGAAAACATTGTTTATTTCGAGTTTTTAAGAAGAGGCTGGAAAATAACAATCGGAAAAACAAAAGATTATGAAGTAGATTTCGTCTGCAGAAAACACAAACAGACTATATATGTGCAGGTAAGCTATTTACTTGAAAGTGATGAAACAATTGAAAGAGAATTAAGACCCTTTTCCAAAATCAAAGACCATTATCCAAGATACATAATAACAATGGATCAGTTTGATAGGTCTCGAGATGGAGTAAAACACATTAATCTATTAGATTTCCTAACAGATGAAACAGACCCGATATGA